A section of the Leptospira semungkisensis genome encodes:
- a CDS encoding cyclic nucleotide-binding domain-containing protein has translation MQHTKEEILHQIYLFSNFTMDELAKIAEQTKYKVLEQGESVYQEGNEAKAFYVVMYGTLKILTSTEKGDDVNVTTIATGDHFGEFPFLDQGKRAGTVEAMERCELLEIPFDHLQKILDGDPGLALKFYKGITNYLVKRMRLLTHDLAYARELKKRYL, from the coding sequence ATGCAACACACTAAAGAAGAAATCCTACACCAGATCTATTTATTTTCCAACTTTACGATGGATGAGTTGGCTAAGATCGCAGAGCAAACCAAATATAAGGTTTTAGAACAGGGTGAGTCCGTATACCAAGAGGGGAACGAGGCAAAGGCCTTTTATGTGGTCATGTACGGGACCTTGAAAATTTTGACTTCTACCGAAAAAGGCGACGATGTGAACGTAACCACGATCGCTACTGGCGATCATTTTGGAGAATTCCCTTTCTTAGACCAAGGAAAGAGAGCCGGAACAGTAGAAGCAATGGAAAGATGTGAACTTCTCGAAATCCCTTTCGATCATCTACAAAAGATCTTAGACGGAGATCCAGGACTCGCTCTTAAATTCTACAAAGGGATCACCAATTATCTAGTTAAGAGAATGAGACTCTTGACTCATGATTTGGCTTACGCAAGAGAATTAAAGAAACGTTATTTGTAA
- a CDS encoding sensor histidine kinase: MGIPLGSCMKSSFFPNWCILMEPSGLIQRTNLPLDSWFQIPISHFLQGTEHIQGEKGTVTLSWQPGKNPRSFPENITLSANWSVTHGMVWVELEPQEENSASIIENSYWKEFLASDLPFRQIFETNQTIKWIIDPDSGDILYVNNAACVFYGYTREELLKLKITDINILTKAEVFEEMKRAASESRLYFLFKHRLKNGEIRNMEVYSGPLQFGGKRVLFSILYDVTERILATSLLQASEKLYRSLVENASDSIILTDIHSKIFEVNQRMTELLGFTKEELQSLYLKDILDEESWTHTKEKIASLEIGKPVILSRKFRNKSGTILETEVNAVRIDESRYMGIVRDVTERNLMTRSLERSLKEKESMLQEIHHRVKNNLQVISSLLGLQSENTEDPNLKKILMECENRVKSMGFVHAELYRSENLAAVDLEHYFSTLVSHLIRVYGASQRVELSLDLHSLEVSIERAIPLGLILNELVTNSLKYAFPEGRKGKLEIRIFQEDSCILFCYSDDGVGFQIKDCEGPDSIGMQLIEILSMQLKAGSEFTTKNGVNFSLRIPDPVLGK; encoded by the coding sequence ATGGGTATCCCGCTTGGGTCTTGTATGAAGTCGTCCTTCTTTCCAAACTGGTGTATTTTAATGGAACCTTCCGGTTTGATCCAGAGGACAAATCTTCCTTTAGATTCCTGGTTCCAGATCCCAATTTCCCATTTTCTGCAAGGCACGGAGCATATACAAGGCGAGAAGGGGACAGTCACATTGAGTTGGCAGCCTGGAAAGAACCCAAGATCCTTTCCGGAGAATATTACTCTTTCTGCAAATTGGTCTGTCACTCATGGAATGGTTTGGGTGGAGCTGGAACCTCAGGAAGAAAATTCCGCTTCTATCATAGAGAACTCGTACTGGAAAGAATTTCTTGCGAGTGATCTTCCCTTTAGGCAGATCTTTGAGACAAATCAAACGATCAAGTGGATCATAGATCCGGACAGCGGAGATATTCTCTACGTGAACAATGCAGCCTGCGTGTTCTACGGTTATACTAGAGAAGAACTCTTAAAATTAAAGATCACAGACATCAATATACTGACCAAAGCGGAAGTATTCGAGGAGATGAAGAGGGCTGCCTCCGAATCCAGATTGTACTTTTTGTTCAAGCATAGGCTTAAGAACGGAGAGATCCGAAATATGGAAGTATACAGTGGTCCTCTTCAGTTCGGCGGCAAACGAGTGTTATTCTCCATTCTTTACGATGTTACGGAAAGAATACTCGCCACCTCTCTTCTGCAAGCGAGTGAAAAACTATATCGTTCGTTGGTGGAGAATGCATCCGATTCCATCATTCTTACGGACATTCATTCCAAGATATTTGAAGTGAACCAAAGGATGACTGAATTACTCGGGTTTACAAAGGAAGAACTTCAATCCTTGTATCTAAAAGATATTTTGGATGAGGAAAGTTGGACACACACGAAAGAGAAGATCGCTAGCTTGGAGATCGGAAAGCCCGTCATACTTAGCCGGAAATTTAGAAATAAGTCCGGAACTATTTTGGAGACTGAAGTAAACGCAGTTCGGATTGATGAATCCCGCTATATGGGGATCGTTAGAGATGTCACCGAAAGAAACTTGATGACTCGTTCTCTCGAGAGATCCTTAAAAGAAAAGGAATCTATGCTGCAGGAGATTCATCATAGGGTTAAGAACAATCTTCAGGTAATATCCAGTCTTCTTGGTCTTCAATCAGAGAATACAGAGGATCCGAATCTGAAAAAGATCCTAATGGAATGCGAGAATCGGGTGAAGTCTATGGGTTTCGTTCATGCGGAACTATATCGTTCTGAGAATCTGGCTGCTGTGGATCTGGAGCACTATTTTAGTACTCTCGTTTCCCATTTGATTCGGGTTTACGGAGCCTCTCAAAGAGTAGAGCTTTCTTTGGATCTGCATTCTTTGGAAGTTTCTATAGAAAGGGCCATTCCTCTGGGATTGATCCTGAACGAGTTAGTCACCAATTCATTGAAATATGCCTTCCCAGAAGGAAGAAAAGGAAAGCTCGAGATCAGAATTTTCCAAGAAGATTCCTGCATTCTATTCTGCTATTCGGATGACGGCGTCGGATTTCAGATAAAAGACTGCGAAGGGCCGGATAGTATAGGGATGCAATTAATCGAGATCTTATCCATGCAACTCAAGGCAGGCTCGGAGTTCACTACAAAAAACGGAGTAAATTTCAGTCTTAGAATTCCGGACCCAGTCCTTGGAAAGTAG
- a CDS encoding DUF445 domain-containing protein, protein MDLSFLSQNKELIGIIMMPFTYGFVGWFTNVVALKMTFYPLEFIGIPPYLGWQGIVPKKAQKLALKSVNIMTERLIKVEDFFSKVDPEQLETEFQPVLNDLIPSATHEIVHHINPDLRKHLENGHGEEIVRAVQEKCAHTVKNIMTQVKENVSSVFNFRSLVLRKLTGPNVKRIVDIFQEVGSKEFTFIERCGWYLGGALGILQAVLWNYLPIWWTLPIQGVIVGYITNWVALTMIFRPLYEKRVGPIKYRGLFLARQEEVSKKYSNVFATQVLTARNVLEEILYKRAARTLVETIQSETETAAKRLNLGGELDTENKGEDSDFENTKKEVIRKVSDSLAGSSTKLETYMGRAMSIENNMFKRMKDLPPEEFEPILRSAFQEDEYVLILIGSVLGAIVGLFQGIYMLAV, encoded by the coding sequence ATGGATCTATCCTTCTTAAGTCAAAACAAAGAATTAATCGGAATCATCATGATGCCGTTTACCTACGGGTTCGTAGGTTGGTTCACAAACGTAGTCGCTCTGAAAATGACCTTCTATCCCCTCGAATTCATAGGAATTCCTCCATATTTAGGATGGCAAGGGATCGTTCCTAAGAAGGCTCAGAAACTGGCGCTGAAGTCCGTGAATATCATGACGGAAAGGTTGATCAAGGTGGAGGATTTCTTCTCCAAGGTAGACCCGGAACAATTAGAGACAGAGTTCCAACCTGTATTGAATGACCTCATTCCTTCTGCTACTCATGAGATCGTACATCATATCAATCCGGATCTGAGAAAACATTTGGAGAACGGTCACGGAGAAGAGATCGTAAGAGCTGTCCAAGAGAAATGCGCTCATACAGTGAAGAATATCATGACCCAAGTAAAGGAGAATGTATCTTCTGTTTTTAATTTCCGCTCCTTGGTATTGCGCAAACTTACCGGTCCCAACGTAAAAAGAATCGTGGACATCTTCCAAGAAGTCGGCTCTAAAGAATTTACCTTCATAGAAAGATGCGGCTGGTATCTAGGGGGTGCCTTAGGAATACTTCAGGCAGTTCTTTGGAATTATCTTCCTATCTGGTGGACCCTTCCTATCCAAGGAGTCATTGTAGGTTATATTACGAATTGGGTCGCACTCACCATGATCTTTCGTCCTCTATATGAGAAAAGAGTCGGACCGATCAAATACAGAGGCTTGTTCCTAGCCAGACAAGAAGAAGTTTCCAAGAAATATTCCAATGTGTTCGCAACCCAAGTCTTAACCGCAAGAAATGTTCTCGAAGAGATCTTATACAAGAGAGCTGCAAGAACACTCGTAGAAACCATCCAATCCGAAACAGAAACCGCAGCTAAGAGATTGAATCTAGGCGGTGAATTAGACACAGAGAATAAGGGAGAAGACTCCGATTTCGAGAACACAAAGAAAGAAGTCATCCGCAAGGTAAGCGATTCTCTCGCAGGAAGTTCCACCAAACTAGAAACCTATATGGGAAGAGCAATGAGCATAGAAAACAATATGTTCAAGAGAATGAAGGATCTCCCACCAGAAGAGTTCGAACCTATCTTAAGATCTGCCTTCCAAGAAGACGAATATGTATTGATCCTAATCGGCTCTGTGCTTGGAGCGATTGTAGGACTCTTCCAAGGCATTTACATGCTTGCGGTATAA
- a CDS encoding alpha/beta fold hydrolase, whose amino-acid sequence MLQIGSDPKIAELPSGIRIAYQVFPGKSQIPLFCVHGLTGNLRNFEPIAKNLSKKGITVITYDLRGRGKSDKPKTEYSPKIHAQDLKELANFLGYGQIYVLSHSLGSWITLRLAENVPGFIDKAILVDGGGELSVKRKISNLIMIQSSLARLGRNIPNKEVYLEEAKKSPILSAWNENIQDFLMYELESSGTLSPSLMPKEESKPFGPVLCSIPPYVIESELKSMGGAMTLSGIALRFLKNPFEFIRSVRENRVMPYWALDFPVLVIRALKPNFKPGDELLPKSAIRKMKAKIKNLQILELKDKNHYECVLLEDAERDKEIYNFLKS is encoded by the coding sequence ATGTTACAAATTGGTTCGGATCCTAAAATCGCAGAACTTCCTTCCGGGATCCGAATCGCTTACCAAGTCTTTCCCGGAAAATCTCAAATCCCTCTTTTTTGTGTTCATGGACTTACCGGCAATCTGCGTAACTTTGAACCGATCGCAAAGAATCTTTCCAAGAAAGGAATTACGGTCATCACCTACGATCTAAGAGGAAGAGGAAAGTCGGACAAACCTAAAACTGAATATTCTCCTAAGATACACGCACAGGATCTAAAAGAACTCGCAAACTTTTTAGGTTACGGACAGATCTACGTTCTTTCCCATTCTTTAGGAAGTTGGATCACTCTTCGCTTAGCAGAGAATGTTCCGGGATTCATCGACAAGGCGATCTTAGTAGATGGAGGCGGAGAATTATCCGTCAAAAGAAAGATCTCCAATTTGATCATGATCCAAAGTTCCTTGGCAAGACTAGGTAGAAATATTCCGAACAAGGAAGTTTATTTGGAGGAAGCCAAGAAATCTCCTATTCTTTCTGCCTGGAACGAGAATATTCAAGATTTCTTAATGTACGAATTAGAATCATCCGGAACTCTCTCCCCTTCCCTTATGCCCAAAGAAGAGAGTAAACCGTTCGGCCCTGTGCTTTGTTCCATTCCCCCTTACGTGATCGAATCGGAGCTAAAGAGCATGGGAGGAGCAATGACACTTTCAGGGATTGCTTTGCGATTTCTAAAAAACCCATTCGAATTCATACGATCCGTTCGAGAGAACCGGGTCATGCCGTATTGGGCCTTGGATTTTCCGGTTCTCGTAATCCGTGCCTTAAAGCCGAATTTCAAACCAGGTGACGAGCTTTTGCCTAAATCAGCGATCCGCAAAATGAAGGCAAAGATAAAGAATCTGCAAATCCTGGAACTAAAGGACAAGAACCATTACGAATGTGTTTTATTAGAAGATGCGGAACGAGATAAAGAAATTTATAATTTTCTAAAGTCTTAA
- the pgsW gene encoding poly-gamma-glutamate system protein, with translation MYWRSSPRSVGYYLVFGIFSLFVLYLVETCKQETVQPHFEKKLQAAKIALQAFQEIRKIRLERNKEIRSDFDPSGYGLIGEFFTPVTSNLGVLRAKQISINPNFAALVLDYLIKAGVQKGDTVAVAFSGSFPALNICVYAAAKVLDLRVVSISSLSSSQWGANDPEFLWVDMERELEKRNILPYRSLALSLGGVEDRALGIPKEGISFLERAALRNSKPLLKSSSYSDSLEERRRLYESVLPISQYKAYINVGGGTVSVGSKSGSREFVPGLNLKLPIVSKSRDSLMKDFSKEGVPVLHLVSIESIAKENGFPTSLKEVPLPGEGKIFKDLEYNRWLVLFALVCELALLYVFFKTDSFLEEDKDQSL, from the coding sequence ATGTATTGGAGATCTTCTCCTAGATCCGTTGGATACTATTTAGTCTTTGGAATCTTCTCTCTTTTTGTTTTGTATTTGGTAGAAACTTGTAAGCAGGAAACGGTCCAGCCGCACTTTGAGAAAAAATTGCAGGCAGCTAAGATTGCTCTCCAAGCATTTCAGGAAATAAGAAAGATCAGACTCGAAAGAAACAAAGAAATCAGATCCGATTTTGATCCGAGTGGTTACGGTTTGATCGGGGAATTTTTCACACCTGTGACAAGCAATTTGGGAGTATTGAGAGCAAAACAGATCTCTATTAATCCGAACTTTGCAGCCCTCGTCCTGGACTACCTAATAAAAGCAGGAGTGCAAAAAGGGGACACGGTCGCAGTCGCATTTTCCGGTTCTTTTCCTGCATTAAATATTTGCGTATATGCTGCTGCAAAAGTTTTGGATCTGAGAGTTGTATCTATTTCCAGCTTGTCTTCTTCTCAATGGGGAGCCAATGATCCCGAATTTCTTTGGGTGGATATGGAAAGAGAATTAGAAAAACGCAATATTCTTCCCTATAGATCTTTGGCATTGAGTTTGGGAGGAGTGGAAGATAGAGCCCTAGGAATTCCGAAAGAAGGAATTTCATTTTTAGAAAGGGCCGCCTTACGAAATTCCAAGCCCTTGCTGAAAAGCAGTTCCTATTCGGATAGCTTGGAAGAAAGAAGAAGGCTATACGAATCCGTGCTTCCAATCTCGCAATACAAGGCCTATATCAATGTGGGTGGTGGAACGGTTTCTGTCGGAAGCAAATCAGGCTCCAGAGAATTTGTTCCTGGATTGAATTTGAAACTGCCGATAGTTTCTAAATCCAGGGACTCGTTGATGAAAGATTTCAGTAAGGAAGGAGTGCCTGTATTGCATTTGGTCAGCATAGAATCGATTGCGAAAGAGAATGGATTTCCGACTTCTTTAAAAGAAGTTCCTCTTCCTGGAGAAGGGAAGATATTCAAAGACTTGGAATACAATCGATGGTTGGTTCTATTTGCGCTTGTATGCGAGCTGGCTTTACTTTACGTGTTTTTTAAAACGGATTCTTTCTTGGAGGAAGATAAAGACCAATCGCTTTGA
- the pgsC gene encoding poly-gamma-glutamate biosynthesis protein PgsC, with the protein MDLLSISIGIGLGVSLFFSELFGIAGGLVVPGYFALQLQNPLNILLTLIVSLLVLGLGKLVSKFTILYGKRRTAILLLIGFILDAACNEWAFPFLFSHSILGFQNLSSEARAIGHIIPGLIAVWMDRQGYIETISSLLSAAVIVRLILILFFGKELLS; encoded by the coding sequence ATGGATTTATTAAGTATTTCCATAGGCATCGGCTTAGGAGTTAGTCTGTTCTTTTCGGAACTATTTGGAATTGCGGGTGGACTCGTGGTTCCTGGATACTTTGCACTCCAATTGCAAAATCCGCTCAATATTCTTTTGACTCTCATTGTGAGTCTGCTTGTATTAGGACTTGGAAAGTTGGTCTCTAAGTTCACCATCCTATACGGAAAAAGAAGAACTGCAATTCTACTTCTGATCGGGTTTATTTTAGATGCGGCCTGCAACGAGTGGGCCTTTCCTTTCTTATTCTCTCATTCTATATTAGGCTTTCAGAATCTTTCCTCCGAGGCGAGAGCCATCGGTCATATCATTCCTGGCTTGATTGCGGTATGGATGGATCGGCAAGGGTATATTGAGACAATCTCTTCTTTATTGAGCGCTGCCGTGATCGTTCGTTTGATCCTGATCCTATTCTTCGGAAAGGAGCTACTTTCTTGA
- the pgsB gene encoding poly-gamma-glutamate synthase PgsB encodes MFEISILFFLFAILVFLGALEYWIHKRVREKIPIRIHVNGTRGKSSVTRLIAAGLREGGWKVFAKTTGTLPRLILPDGSEIDIRRFGTPNILEQKDAIKEAASHSADAIVLECMALIPFNQRISEEKLIRATHGVITNIREDHLEIMGPTQEDVALAISGSIPKNKIIFTTEKESLPILQRIAKKRNSELVSVREEGYDREKYMQNFAYYEHFENVILALEVCENLGVSSETAIRGMWTASQDLGATFSCSFSLGRAQIRFVNGFAANDPLSAKQVWDWANSLAMDTSLRIALVNCRKDRPERSEQMAREILSWKEFPADFLLCMGEGTEVFAKIAQKFGFPSDQLVLVDAVNYKDIFQKLEEMVHSDALVVGLGNIGGLGIQMIQAVREKEGLVRV; translated from the coding sequence GTGTTTGAGATCTCGATCTTATTCTTTCTATTCGCGATTCTTGTATTCTTGGGAGCCCTTGAATATTGGATCCATAAAAGAGTTCGAGAAAAGATACCGATTCGGATCCATGTAAACGGAACGAGAGGCAAAAGCTCTGTCACTCGCTTGATAGCAGCCGGTTTGAGAGAAGGCGGCTGGAAAGTATTCGCAAAAACCACCGGAACACTTCCCAGATTGATCCTACCCGACGGTTCCGAAATAGATATTAGAAGATTCGGAACTCCGAATATACTAGAGCAAAAAGATGCCATCAAAGAAGCAGCTTCGCATTCTGCAGATGCAATTGTATTGGAATGCATGGCGCTTATTCCTTTTAACCAAAGAATCTCCGAAGAAAAGCTTATCAGAGCAACCCATGGAGTCATCACGAATATTCGAGAAGATCATTTGGAGATCATGGGTCCGACTCAGGAAGATGTAGCCTTGGCAATTTCCGGTTCGATCCCAAAGAATAAGATCATATTTACTACTGAAAAAGAGTCATTGCCTATTCTGCAGAGAATTGCAAAGAAAAGAAACTCCGAACTGGTTTCCGTTAGGGAAGAAGGATACGATCGCGAAAAGTATATGCAAAATTTTGCATATTATGAGCATTTTGAAAATGTGATCCTTGCCTTAGAGGTCTGTGAAAATTTAGGCGTTTCTTCTGAGACTGCAATTCGAGGAATGTGGACTGCCTCTCAGGATCTGGGTGCGACCTTTTCCTGTTCTTTTTCTTTGGGAAGAGCGCAGATCCGATTCGTAAACGGTTTTGCAGCGAACGATCCACTATCCGCAAAACAGGTTTGGGATTGGGCAAACTCTTTAGCTATGGATACGAGTCTCCGGATCGCCTTGGTCAATTGTAGAAAAGATAGGCCGGAAAGATCGGAACAGATGGCCCGTGAAATTCTTTCTTGGAAAGAATTTCCTGCGGATTTTTTACTCTGCATGGGAGAAGGAACAGAAGTATTCGCAAAGATTGCACAGAAATTCGGTTTTCCCTCGGATCAATTGGTCTTGGTAGACGCCGTGAACTACAAAGATATCTTTCAGAAATTAGAAGAGATGGTCCATTCGGATGCATTGGTGGTTGGGCTTGGAAATATCGGAGGACTTGGAATTCAGATGATACAAGCTGTAAGAGAGAAGGAAGGACTCGTTAGAGTATAA
- a CDS encoding SpoIIE family protein phosphatase: protein MSDTEEKSSGIRAAFRSASRKDVIRILERITDAFLSLDRELKILYANFEAEKLLDIIRENLVGKRLPEVLPQFGYSNLFPTLVEAMQTGLPKDLEILDPTEKIWYEVRIFPSPEDIAVYLRDVTSRKEGEVKLKESEERLSELVRTSLDPILSLNDLMEVTLINPAAERLFGYSSWEITGKPITFFLPERYKSLVCSVLRKLGDDPERGIFGPFKAKRKNGTTPIIEASVSKVTTSSGKGYTLILRDITERTLTQRKLRGTVEELKRVDRERQDLLENLEAEVEARSNELSIFFRLMKEELNLAKRVQNSLLPPIDYTLPGVQTYVTYLPVMEVGGDWYDIFESRPGVLRIILADATGHGVQAALVTMTIKGVYEPLKYLADSPGELIRGINTDYCRNFKNLQMYFSCFILDIDTIDRKIRFASGGHPALLWKSKKEVRLLERTGSLLGLNSKMEYGEEEYEYSSGDSILMLTDGIFEEFDSEHNPFGEERIEAIFKESSLEGKELQKQIIKEMRTHLEGKEAQDDITLISISLS from the coding sequence ATGTCCGATACCGAAGAAAAGTCTTCCGGAATCCGAGCCGCATTTCGCTCAGCCTCAAGAAAAGACGTAATTCGAATCTTAGAAAGGATTACGGACGCATTTCTCTCCCTGGACAGGGAATTAAAGATCTTATACGCGAACTTCGAGGCCGAAAAACTTCTGGATATTATCCGGGAAAATCTCGTAGGCAAGAGACTTCCTGAGGTACTTCCCCAATTCGGTTATTCGAATCTTTTTCCTACCCTTGTGGAGGCGATGCAAACCGGTCTTCCCAAGGATCTGGAGATTCTGGATCCCACAGAAAAGATCTGGTATGAGGTCCGTATCTTTCCTTCCCCCGAAGATATCGCAGTTTATCTAAGGGATGTAACTTCCAGAAAGGAAGGTGAGGTAAAACTGAAAGAATCCGAAGAGAGGCTCTCCGAGCTAGTTCGGACTTCTTTGGATCCCATTCTTTCCTTGAACGATCTTATGGAAGTGACTCTGATCAATCCTGCCGCAGAGCGTTTATTCGGATATTCTTCTTGGGAAATCACAGGAAAGCCTATTACTTTCTTCTTGCCTGAGAGATACAAATCCCTGGTCTGTTCCGTATTACGCAAGTTAGGTGATGATCCAGAGAGAGGTATATTCGGCCCTTTTAAAGCTAAGAGAAAGAATGGAACTACTCCGATTATAGAAGCCTCCGTTTCTAAGGTAACCACTTCTTCCGGAAAAGGATACACTTTGATCCTAAGAGATATCACTGAGAGAACCTTGACCCAAAGGAAATTAAGAGGAACAGTCGAAGAGCTAAAGAGAGTAGACAGAGAGAGACAGGACCTTCTCGAAAATCTGGAAGCTGAGGTAGAGGCTCGTTCCAATGAACTTTCTATCTTCTTTAGATTGATGAAGGAAGAATTAAATCTCGCGAAACGAGTCCAGAACAGTTTGCTTCCTCCGATAGACTATACTCTTCCTGGGGTTCAGACCTACGTTACGTATCTTCCCGTAATGGAAGTAGGCGGGGACTGGTACGATATCTTCGAGTCTCGTCCAGGCGTATTGCGCATTATTCTTGCGGATGCAACTGGACATGGAGTGCAAGCTGCTCTTGTTACCATGACGATCAAAGGGGTTTATGAACCTCTAAAGTATTTAGCGGATTCTCCCGGAGAGCTAATACGAGGGATCAATACGGACTATTGTCGAAATTTTAAAAATCTGCAGATGTACTTCTCCTGTTTCATATTAGATATAGATACTATAGATCGAAAGATCCGATTCGCCTCCGGAGGACATCCAGCCCTTCTTTGGAAATCGAAGAAAGAGGTTCGTCTTTTGGAAAGAACAGGATCTCTTCTTGGTTTGAATTCTAAGATGGAATACGGAGAAGAAGAATACGAATATTCTTCCGGAGACAGCATACTCATGCTTACCGATGGGATCTTCGAAGAATTCGATTCAGAGCATAATCCTTTCGGAGAAGAGAGGATAGAAGCAATCTTTAAGGAATCCAGTTTAGAAGGAAAGGAATTGCAGAAGCAGATCATCAAGGAGATGAGAACTCATTTGGAAGGAAAAGAAGCGCAAGACGATATTACTCTGATTTCTATTTCTCTATCATAA
- a CDS encoding PAS domain-containing sensor histidine kinase codes for MSQENSILLSDSGTRSYETLFEYQPLAAFLVEADGTISLVNHRFELLSGKTKQDIQNRMKWTQFAHPDDIESLMDAFLNNFQKQHKPHLFTARTRLFNGSAYRKVFIRANRIPTANETILVQLQELDEEGLLKDYSLEDSDYRWRSFLMEGLDIVVILDLSGNILFVNKTLTGASAEEVQGRNLFQILKKTDALKLQSFISKVLVTGNAESVEEWSSFTGKKSHYFIRISPVTKQGEISAILLTVSDTTKQKESDSDRLRRMESQRHRQKLEALGTLAAGVAHEINNPLTGILNYAELVKEQVEENETLLRNVEVIIRESERISGIVRSLLGFAHKEEGIKAHVSTGEIMHSSIQLLLPFLSKDAIIMEGVDTLIDSEKNMDIPLVIGEPQKLKQVFLNLITNARDSLNDKFPFPSEKKRIIVGQRQLFRNGERYVEVTVKDFGIGIREENINRIFDPFFTTKPTTVGTGLGLSVSYDIVREMSGDMDVESVEDEYAVFHVILPAAEKIS; via the coding sequence TTGAGCCAAGAAAACAGTATTCTTCTATCTGACTCGGGAACTCGATCTTATGAAACCTTATTCGAGTACCAACCTCTCGCGGCATTCTTGGTAGAGGCGGATGGAACGATCAGCCTTGTGAATCACCGCTTCGAACTTCTTTCGGGAAAGACCAAGCAAGATATCCAAAACCGCATGAAGTGGACTCAGTTTGCTCATCCGGATGATATAGAAAGTCTGATGGATGCTTTCCTCAATAACTTCCAAAAGCAACATAAGCCACATCTATTTACTGCAAGGACCCGCCTTTTTAACGGGAGTGCATATCGCAAAGTATTTATAAGAGCGAATCGAATTCCAACAGCAAACGAGACCATCCTAGTTCAATTGCAGGAATTGGATGAAGAAGGACTTCTTAAAGATTATTCTTTGGAGGATTCGGATTATCGTTGGCGTTCCTTCTTGATGGAAGGTTTGGACATTGTAGTCATCCTAGATCTTTCCGGAAATATACTCTTTGTGAATAAGACTCTGACTGGAGCCAGTGCAGAGGAAGTGCAGGGAAGAAATCTCTTTCAGATCTTAAAGAAAACCGATGCGCTGAAACTCCAAAGCTTTATCTCCAAGGTGCTCGTCACAGGCAACGCAGAATCGGTTGAAGAATGGAGTAGCTTCACAGGAAAGAAAAGCCATTACTTTATCCGTATTTCTCCGGTCACCAAGCAAGGAGAGATTAGCGCAATCTTACTTACTGTCTCGGATACCACAAAACAGAAGGAATCCGATTCGGATCGTTTGAGAAGAATGGAATCCCAAAGACATCGCCAAAAACTGGAAGCCTTGGGAACCTTGGCAGCGGGAGTCGCTCACGAGATCAATAATCCTCTCACTGGGATCCTGAATTACGCAGAACTCGTGAAAGAACAGGTAGAAGAGAATGAAACTCTGCTTAGAAATGTCGAAGTGATCATTCGAGAAAGCGAGAGGATCTCCGGAATTGTTAGAAGTCTATTAGGATTTGCTCATAAAGAAGAAGGGATCAAGGCACATGTTTCCACTGGAGAGATCATGCATTCTTCGATACAGCTTCTTCTTCCATTCTTATCGAAAGACGCGATCATTATGGAAGGCGTGGATACTCTAATCGATTCCGAAAAGAATATGGACATTCCTCTCGTGATCGGAGAACCCCAGAAATTAAAACAGGTATTTTTGAACCTGATCACGAACGCCAGAGATTCTCTGAATGATAAGTTTCCATTCCCTTCCGAAAAGAAACGGATCATAGTAGGACAAAGGCAATTATTTCGTAACGGAGAACGCTATGTGGAAGTGACCGTTAAGGATTTTGGAATCGGGATCCGCGAGGAAAATATCAATCGAATCTTCGATCCTTTTTTCACCACAAAACCTACAACCGTGGGAACCGGGCTCGGTCTCTCTGTAAGTTACGACATAGTCAGGGAAATGAGTGGGGACATGGATGTAGAAAGCGTAGAAGATGAATACGCAGTCTTCCATGTAATCCTACCGGCGGCCGAAAAGATTTCTTGA
- a CDS encoding FKBP-type peptidyl-prolyl cis-trans isomerase, with protein MAGGIALAQPSSSGLVIKEIKKGTGKEAFNGSNVTVHYTGWLTNGKKFDSSKDRGVPFHFDLGAGQVIKGWDKGVQGMKEGGIRKLTIPPELGYGVNGAGSIPPNSTLIFEVELLKVY; from the coding sequence ATGGCAGGAGGAATCGCTCTTGCTCAGCCTTCTTCCAGTGGGCTTGTTATAAAGGAAATTAAGAAAGGAACCGGTAAGGAAGCATTCAACGGTTCTAATGTAACTGTTCATTATACAGGATGGCTAACGAACGGTAAGAAGTTCGATAGTTCTAAGGACAGAGGAGTTCCTTTTCATTTTGATCTGGGTGCTGGCCAAGTGATTAAAGGCTGGGACAAAGGAGTGCAAGGAATGAAGGAAGGTGGAATCAGAAAATTGACCATTCCTCCTGAATTAGGCTACGGAGTGAACGGAGCAGGCTCCATTCCTCCGAACTCTACTCTGATCTTTGAAGTAGAATTGCTCAAAGTTTACTGA